The following DNA comes from Diceros bicornis minor isolate mBicDic1 chromosome 12, mDicBic1.mat.cur, whole genome shotgun sequence.
aagcacctatgATCTATAAATCATTGCACaaactacagagaaaaataaaatgataaatgagaTGAAGCTCTAGATTTCAAGGAGCTTATAGTACACTGATTTCTCTAACAGTAGTCCTTAAGAGGTACATGAACAAGATGAAACTGCACACAAACCTTTTGTATGTCCATTTCTTTTACAGACTCTGGTAAGAGTCTATAGCTTTCATCAGCTTCTctagctttcatcagattctcaaagggctCAGAGAaccaaaaaaaagttaagaaccaTTCAACTAAAATACAagctagaaaataaaaagtataataattGAGAGCTAAAATAAATTGAGAGCTAAAGTACTAGGAGAAATTCCACGGACGAAGAAATAACCTTGTCTAGGGAAATCCAGGAAAACTTTGTGCGGAAGGCAACTGAGAGGGTTTGTGGCAATGTGACtgtgaagaaagaggaggaaagaggatgAAGGCAAACTAGATAAAGGACACAGCCTGAGGAAAGGCAGGGAAAGCTCAGAATACACAAGGGCATGCAAAATAGTTTGGTTTGGCCAAAGTGTGAAGAGGGTAATAGTTAGTGACAATTAAGTTGGAAAGATAAGCTGAGGCCTTATGGTGGAGGGTCATCTTGAATGCCAGGCTCCAAATACAGAAACCCCAAATTATTCTCTGCACACTGAGAATTTATTAAAGTAATCTGACCATGGTCATCCTTTTACCTAATATAAGAACTGTTATGCAAACTCATGGATGTCTGTGCTCAAAGTTTTATCTACTAGGGAGATATAAACAAAATGGATCATGTTAGACAGTAACTGGATCATGTTAATGAGACAGCAATGAGGACAAGAGTTCTTGAAACCTTGTGACAGAAGAGCCAGATATGTCTAGTGTGAGGAAAAAGAGACTTGGGGATATGACAGCTGTTTTTAACATATAAACGGTTTGTGAGGTAAAAAAAATCATCAGATATTTTCTAGAAATCTCAAGGGTTGGCATTAGAATCACTGGACAGCAACTATAGGGAGGAAAGACTTTTCTAAAAGTCAGTGAAGTATACACAGACTCATTTCAAGGTGGTGAGACTCTCCTGGCCCCAGCCTCAATACTGTAGATATTCATGCAGAGGACAATTAAGCCAATGTATGGAATACTGACTTACGATTGTTAGATAAAATACAGATGCTCAGTTaactttaaatttcagataaaaaaaatgaatacttttttctgtaaagaatgtCCTAAAAGTCCTCGGGGACAAAGCACTTGCAGTACTAAGGAGCAGCAGAGCCAAGTCTCAAATATTGTACGGGACACATTTATACTAAAGATTATTCGTTGTTTACTTGAAACCCAAATTTAACTGGGCGTCTGGTATTTTTTTGCTAAATCTGTAGATGCTGTAGAAGTCAATTTTAAGACCCATTCCCACCTGAGGGTCTGTGAGGCAAGAGAGCCAGTCAGAAGCTGTTTGGGATGAGATCTGGGGTTGCTGGAAAGCAACGGAAATAGACCAAGAGGTGCAAACTGAGACCAACCTATATGGTCGTTGGGGAGGGGCAAGAATGGTCAAACGGCAGAGTAGGAAGACAGGCTAGAATCAGAGTGCTGTGGCCGCTGGCAAAACAAAGAAAGGGCCAAGTTCCCGGGGAACTCCAGTTAGGTTCTTCCAGCCTCCTTCTCCCGCAGAAGCCACCCCTTAACTCACATTTTTCGCACACCATCCTTCCGCGACGGTTCCCTTAGCCGCAGAACGAGCAGCGGGTTGAAAACATCAACAGCACTGCCAGGGAAGAATTCCCCTTCCGGGTTACGGCAACCCACTTCCGGATCCCCCGCCCTCCGCCCCGCCTATCCTACGCCTGGAAAGCCGCGGGAGGAATAAACGCGGGCGGAAGGCGGGGCTGCTTCCTTTGCCCGCCCCTCCACTTCTGCGATTGGCTGTGCGGCCTTGGGTCTCCCCGCCCCACAGGCCTGCGCCTGCGCGAAGGTCAGGGCGGCGAGTCGCACCTGATGGTGGGAGGTAGTAGGTCTCGCTTCTCTTCCGCAGGTGGGCGAGTTAGGTAAGCCCAGTCTAAGGCTCGCGGCTCGCGAGCTTCCCGGGGGTGAAAGCAGCCCCCGCCAACTGTCCTAGTGGCCCCGAGCCTCTGCCCCGTTCCGCCCGCGCCCCCGGGCGCTCGAGCGCCACTCTTCCGGCGTGCCCCAGGGGCTGCCCTGATGGACCGGCCGTCTTTGGGATTTGACCTTCTGTGTCTGTCCCTCCGTTTCTCCTGGGCTCCATGCCCGTTCTCTTTGATTATGCCTCTCAGCTCGTCCCCTGCTGTCCACACTCCTGCCGGCTGAGGCTTGGGTAGAGTCCCGAGCTACACAGTTTGAGGTGGGGCTGCAGATAAAGGTCCCGCGATTCCCGCGAAGGCTCCCCTGGGAGCAGCTCAGAGGGCCTCTTCTCCCGCCACAATGCCTGTGGACCCGGGCCAGGTCAGAACGCGGACGCCGGGACTGAGGCCGCCTCCGGGGCGTCCCCGTGGGCTCGCCAGGGCCTAACACAGTGCTGGCTTCTCAGGAAGGGCAAACACTTGACCCCCTCTCCGttcgttcgttcattcattcggCAAGCATTTGAGTTTGGGTACTGCTCACTGTATTAGATCCAAATCCTCTGATGTCAATTGGGATTCGGAGCGTGGCCCAGAAAAACGTCCTAAGGGGTGTCTGTTGAGACAATGTCTTCCGgatcccccttcccacccctcaaTCAGCCAAGGATAGGACCTGTGAgaaacttttcctttctcccttgctaTTCATTCTCTTCTCGACCCCTAGTGTGTATCTTTTGTCAGAGAGACTAGGTTTTGAAATGGATTTGGCACTCGGGAGCTTGGGACCTTGACTTGTCTCCTAACCTGTCTTAGCctgtttccttatcagtaaaatatTTGCCTTTGAAGATTGTAgtgtgaattaaatgagatctgTTAGAATAAGGCCTGGACTTGCCTTTTTGCGCTAGTGGGCgccccctctgtgtgtgtgtataaaatatatgtttttttccctAGCGTGTTCACCAGAATGTGAACTATTACTTTAAATTAATAAGGTCCTTAACATTATTCAACACTATGTATAAGCTGTCTGTTAGGtaatgaataattaaatatatatagaaaatacgtgttttatgtatagagagaaagtacatttttttctctttttccattcttgctcctttttttttttggtgaggaggattagccctgggctaacatctgcgcccatcttcctccagcagtgcataagtccgggccgtgaaccttgggccactgaagcggagttcTGGAACTtagccactgtgccaccaggccggcccccattctTGCTCTACATTTGATTGGAGTATAGCACCTGTAACAGACACTGTCATTTTGGTATTTCTGGAGCACTGGGGTCCCTTAGTTTAGCATAATGTTCTTTGAACTCTCTTGATTACACCGGCCGTCATTTGAGTATTTGAGTTTGCAGTTGGTGTCACTTGGCATTTGCTAGAAGATGTGAACTCCTGTCATGTGAGACAAAGGTCTACAATggtgaaaaaaacaaacatgccAACAATTTAGCCAAAGTGTATTCATGGGATTTTTAGAATGCATAGGTTATATTTCCAGCTGGGGGAGGTCATTAATCCATGCAGTTAGTTTTCACCTCTGttattttggcaaaaaaaaaaaaaaaaaaagaaattgaattgcTTAATTGGTCCTAGCACATGACTCTGTTGCAGAAATCAGTCGCAAATATTTAAGAACTTAGTAAATTTGTCTTTTTTAGGCTCTGAGAGCTATTTGTACCATATTAGTCTACATGTGCATTTACGCATATGCATCTTATTGTGAAAGCAATACCTTGTTGCCCGTAGAAAATTGACTTTGGTTCAAGGCTTATTTTTAGGCGTTAGAGCATTTAGGATGATGGAAAAAGTTATTGCAtatgcttttttcttaatttgtttttcaTTAGATAGCCACTCAAGAAAACACCATGAAAGATACTGATATCAAGAGACTACTGTATACCCATCTTTTATGCATATTTTCAATTATCCTAAGCATCTTCATTCCATCATTGTTCTTGGAGAACTTCTCAATATTGGAAACACACTTGACATGGTTGTGCATCTGTTCTGTTTGTGTAACTGCTGTCAATCTAGTATTATATTTAGTGGTGAAACCAAATGCGTCCTCTAGAAGAAGTTCATTATCATACAAGGTAAGGCTTATTTCTTGATAACTGATTTTTAGATGGAGGTAGCGTTTCTTTTAATGGAAGAATAAAGTATTAGTCAAGTACTCATTGGGTTATTTACAGTGAGTAAAGAGAACCTGATTTCTTTGTCAAATCAGTAGCCTATTTGTTGGAATGCTGCTCACAATGTTTAATAGATCCTTGCCGTGCATTAGTTGTGAAATtaggatgtctttttttttttgtgtgagggagatcagccctgagctaacatccatgccaatcctcctcctttttgctgaggaagactggccctgggctaacatctgtgcccatcttcctccactgtatgtgggacaccaccacagcatggcctgacaagcggtgcgttggtgcgcgcccgggatccgaacccaggcctccagcagcggagcgtgcgcacctaactgctacgccacgtgGCTGGCCCCAAAATTAGGATGTCTTAAGTGGATATTATAGCTTTGTGAACCCATATAATCAAGTTTTATGTGATCATTGGAGATAAATACATATAGCAGTCATAACTTTAAACCTTATTTTATAAgacatttcagtttattttcatttattttttgcatttctgAAAGACACTTAATGAGGTtttcagaaattagaaaataagacTCTATGATAGCTCTTGTTTCAATATGGCCTTCCTTAACTAAACAGTAAAGTTTTCAGATAATAGAATCTGTTTTCTGAAATATTCACCACAGTGTAACACTTGACTATTACTTTAAATTAATAAAGTCCTCACTTAACATTATTCAATACTATGTAAGCCCTCTATGAGGTAATTTTAAATACGTTTACTGCCCTATGATTAAAAAAGCTTATTGCATGTTTTATAATTAGATCTTCTTAATCTCCAAGTCAAGTAGGTCCCACACACTAATTTACAAACATGTAAGTCTTTTCATGTGGATCATCTAGTAACATGAACATGATTTGGAGAATTATTTAGTATTGTGCTTttttttggtgtagttttcctagggattttgttttaaaatgaaaaaaattattatagtcATTATTTTCTGCAAATATTTCATGTGTGGTCACGTGTATGTGATCCCAGCACTCTGTTattggtaaatattttataaatactgaTTAACAACATAGCTCAATACATACCATGGAAACAAATGCATTTTGACTCTAGTGTTGGTTGGGTGGGTGGAATATGGGGGTGATGCTTGCTTTGTAAGGCTGTGTTGAGGGCTGTGTACCTGATGGGACATGTGATCTGACTGCAGGGTACCCAAATCCAAAGAACATTCGACTGTATCACACATTATGGGAATAAGTTGTGTTTGTAGGTAAAATGGAGGCATTTGCTGTTCTTTAGGCATTCTCTTGAGTctttaaattattcatttcttttttaggtAACCAGATTTTTGAAATGCTGTATCTATTTTCTTATGTCTTGTTTCTCctttcatataatttttgttCTCTATGGAGCACCACTAATAGAGTAAGTCTGAAATTTTTATCTGAAGGCAATTTTTATCTGTGGcaattatgttttaaaacacTCATTTACTAGATAATGTGCTAATTCTATTGGTGATTAGACGAAAACCATGGTGTGTTTAATTAATGGATCAAGTAAGGATGCTGACACATTGCCCTTCCTTAGCAgtgttattcttttaaaaaacagtggAATAACTTAATTCATTAAATTCTCCTATTACCTAGCCTTATGTCACCCACTTGCATGTGAGGAGGAGGTAGATGAGAAACTCTACTATACCAATAAATGTGTGGCCCTTAGAACCTCTAAGGAACTTTTATGTAATGATATGTGTAAGTTAATTATAACTAATATATCAGTTCTTAGTAAATGTGATTCTGAAGTGCTTAAAAagagtttgttttcttaagaaaAGTCAATAGGTTCCTATATTTAATTACTTAATAAGGTAATGTTTatagtttaaaagtaaaatttaaacactttttcaaaactgattttaaattaGTGAAAACTAAATTCatgaatatttcttaaataatgttCATTATAGTTTGGGAAACTTCAGTTTAGCAGTGATGAGTGATCATGGTGAAATGAGTGAtgtgatatacacacacacatacatatataattatgtatatagttttatatatatatacatagttatGTATATACACACTAAACTAACAGGTTATTCTTTTCTACAGAGGGGAGGACAAGACCTTTGTAATGAGAAATGGTAGTTTCTATCTAATCCATTTTAGAGTAGAATGAATGTCTGGAGCAGTGGTGCCCAAAAAAGTGCGGTTCTAAAACCAGCAGCATCGGCATTTTatcaaaatgcaaattctcaggcctcagTCAGAAACTCTTAGAATAGGACCCCCCCAATCGTCAGTTTATCCAGCTCTCCAAGTGGTTCTGATATTGGCTAGAGTTGAACCACTGGTTGTAGAGACAGTTCCAGAGACTATTGAGGAAGAAAGTTAATTATCTAGAAATGGGGTTTCTTGCAATGGACAGTCTCAGTATGGAACATAGGGTATTTAACACTTCTGAAATCTGTCATTAAAGCCAGATAGTTGCTAGATTGTTTTTTATAGCTTGCATTTCAGTAGTAAGattatttatattcattattttgcTAGGACTGATGTTACCTTTCAAAGTAaagtataagaaaatatttttacattaaatttatttaagtaaCAAGGAATATATATGTGTGAGTACATGCACctttaacctttttaaaaaattaataaggtTTTTTTCCCCTAGGTTGGTgttggaaacatttttatttgcagTTACTTTGTCTACTTTTACTACTGTACCTTGTTTGTGTTTGTTGGGACCAAATATTAAAGCATGGCTAAGAGTTTTCAGTAGAAATGGgtaagttttaattttatattctagTGATgtttgaaatcttaaaaaaagtaatgaagtatTTTTCTATTCATGGCAGCTTGCAGATTGTTCCATGAGTGTTTCTCAGTTCTGTCTGGTTCTCGGAGATGCCTAAAGTCTTCACTGCAGTTGGGGACGGGACAGGGAAGGGGCGGTATGCACTTGAAGGGGACTTAAGCAGGCAGAACTACAGGTGTCTCCTTCTACTTTAGCAAGATCAGTTCTGCTTTTTTCTCTATGGTAGAATTCCACTTAGccttttgtttgaaaaaaggTTTCTGCTACCAAAAGAAAGCTTTGAAAACCACTCCTTGGGGTAATTTGTCACGGTGATAAAATTGCTGCAGATAAAAATTGCTCTCATATATCTTATAATGTAGAATTAGGGTCCACAATCTAAAAATGTTTAGTGTGACAACTATAATATCTTGTTTAGCCTCTTTTGCGGTTAAAGTAGCTGAGTGCGAGTTTTATAGGATTTCATTTCCTTAGCAGTCATATAATTTTCAGCACAGCTAAGTTAAAATTTTAGCTTCTTGAAAGGCATTGAAATGATTTGTATCAGAAATGGTTGAGTCATAACTAAGAAAACTAGAAGGTTATTTAGTGTTCATGATTTTGTACTATTTATCACCCAGCAGCAGAAACTTTTTGAGCATTACTCTATGCTCCGTGTTGTGCAAGCTCTGTGTGGAGTCTGAAGTATTAGCCGTGATTCTCTCCCTGAGGAGCTTGCatgttcaagggactggaatgaAATGAGCAAACAACATGAGACTAAAATTGTGTAAATCAAACAATAGGTGCTATAGGAACTCAGAGGCATAAGAGACCACTGAAGAAtggagctggggggtggggggatcaTCTACGAAGGACTTGGATCAGGAGTATGAGATCTGTGAGACTAAGGGGAAGGGGGAAGACACCCTGTGCTAGGGGAATGAATGAAAGCATAGAAACTGAAATGAACGTGGTATTTTTGTTTGATTTGGAAGGAAACAGCCCAAGTAGAGCACAGGATGCGTGCTGGTTAGCTAGGCTCCAAAAATTACGTCTTCTTTTTGAAATGAGTACTGTTTGTTCCCCTTCAGAACCATGTTTGGATATTCATAAACTCTCTAgaaaacaaaagtgtaataatCATTGAAAACTTTTTCCCACGTTGTTACCATAGTATCCCAAATGgaattaatttcttttagcattttagtTTGAAGTGTTTAAACAGGGAAAACCAGTTGAAACCTTATTGGTTTGGATTGGTGATTTATCCAGCTTTGACTTCTGCTTCTGATAAGAGCGTTAATGGTGTCTTTGGGGGAGACAATGCCATTTGATTCTGCGGTTAGTCTGCTATTATATGGCATGTCCATTCCTAAAAATCTCTCGACTATGCAAAATTGGGCAATAAAAACCATAGAGCTCAAGGGAAAGATGGGATTGGGGCATAACACTCAAAAACTTCATCATTAATATGTAAGAAAAGATAGGAACTTAATAAAAATGGTAGGTCAGTTTTTATACATGTTAAATagttaagaaatatataaatattatagtaAATGTGGCACTTTTCCTTGGAAAAACCCTGAAATTTGCTTTTGGAAGTAGAAGTGGGGAGGGTTACCTCTTGTGAGTTATTATTAAGTGATAAAGGAGGGTTGTCTGAAATCTGATGGAAAGTTAAGGCCAGGTGTGGAGGGTGTGGCTCATACACATGAGGTGAACTAAGGTAGTTGGGAGAtgggtttttaaaataatattgagatataattcaaataCCATACATTTCACCTATGAAAAGTGTACacttcaatggtttttagtatattcacagatatgtgcaacaatcaccacagtcaattttagaacattttcatcacctcaaaaagaaaccctgtaccctttagGTATCACTTCTTTATCCTCCCtcccctagccctaagcaaccactaatctacttaactgtctctatagatttgcctattctggacatttcataaaaatagaatcatataataggTGATCTTTtgtgattgacttctttcacttagcataatgttttcaaggttcatccatgttgtagcatatatcagtactttgatcgtttttatggctgaataacattccattatatggatatataccacattttatttgtccatttatcaattgatggacatttgggttgtttccactttttgctattatgaataaactgctataaacatttgcgtgcaggtttttgtgtggatatgtttttatttctcttggtatatgcctaggagtagaataggtgggtcatatggtaactccatgtttaaACTTTTGAAGACCTGCCAGACTTTTCtataaagtggttgtaccattttacattaccacAGGGTTCCAGTTTCCCCACATCCTGGCCAACAGTTGTTATGTGACTTtttatcctagtgggtgtgaagtgttatctcattgtgttttttatttgcatttctctgctgACTAAGGATGTCaggcatcttttcgtgtgcctttTGGCCATTGCATATCTTCCTTGGAGGAATATctcttcagatcctttgctcattttttaattgggttgtctttttattgttaggttgtaagagttctttgtatattctaggtacaagtcccttatcagatacatgat
Coding sequences within:
- the PIGF gene encoding phosphatidylinositol-glycan biosynthesis class F protein isoform X2 → MKDTDIKRLLYTHLLCIFSIILSIFIPSLFLENFSILETHLTWLCICSVCVTAVNLVLYLVVKPNASSRRSSLSYKVTRFLKCCIYFLMSCFSFHIIFVLYGAPLIELVLETFLFAVTLSTFTTVPCLCLLGPNIKAWLRVFSRNGVTSVWENSLQITTISSFVGTWLGAFPIPLDWERPWQVWPISCTLGATFGYVAGLVISPLWIYWNRKQLTYKNN
- the PIGF gene encoding phosphatidylinositol-glycan biosynthesis class F protein isoform X1; translated protein: MPVDPGQIATQENTMKDTDIKRLLYTHLLCIFSIILSIFIPSLFLENFSILETHLTWLCICSVCVTAVNLVLYLVVKPNASSRRSSLSYKVTRFLKCCIYFLMSCFSFHIIFVLYGAPLIELVLETFLFAVTLSTFTTVPCLCLLGPNIKAWLRVFSRNGVTSVWENSLQITTISSFVGTWLGAFPIPLDWERPWQVWPISCTLGATFGYVAGLVISPLWIYWNRKQLTYKNN